Proteins from one Pseudoliparis swirei isolate HS2019 ecotype Mariana Trench chromosome 22, NWPU_hadal_v1, whole genome shotgun sequence genomic window:
- the cxcr3.2 gene encoding C-X-C chemokine receptor type 3-2, with protein sequence MDKVLPTTEDYWDYEYDNYTWSPDSSKTQAAPCYQEDSYSFAQRYSPVVYILVFLLALVGNVLVLCVIRRYRNSQRGGPCTFSLTDTFLLHLAISDLLLAFTLPLFAVQWAHQWVFGLAVCKISGALFSLNRYSGILFLACISFDRYLAIVHAVSSGWKRNTCHAQIACALIWLCCLGLSGVDIAFKQVVEVNTVGTQKSLLCHVWFTENTTQWQVGLQLISVLLGFGLPLLIMLYCYIRIFRSLCNATRRQKRKSLRLIISLVSVFVVCWAPYNCFQLADSLNKLGVVPGGCHFGHVMDIGTLITESLGLSHCALNPLLYGFVGVKFRRELTRMCKGLLGQRGMQRVEGWRERKLRRSNKSFSSAESENTSFSVMG encoded by the coding sequence GACTATGAATATGACAATTACACCTGGTCCCCTGACTCGAGCAAGACACAGGCCGCCCCATGCTATCAGGAGGACAGCTACAGTTTTGCCCAGAGGTACTCCCCTGTCGTCTACATTCTGGTGTTCCTCCTGGCTCTTGTGGGCAACGTGCTTGTACTGTGTGTGATCCGACGCTACCGAAACTCCCAGAGAGGTGGTCCCTGCACCTTCTCCCTGACTGACACCTTCCTCCTTCACCTGGCCATTTCTGACCTCCTGCTGGCCTTCACCCTACCCCTGTTTGCAGTGCAGTGGGCCCACCAGTGGGTGTTCGGCTTGGCTGTGTGCAAGATCTCCGGTGCCCTCTTCTCCTTGAACCGCTACAGCGGCATCCTTTTCCTGGCCTGCATCAGCTTTGACCGCTACCTGGCCATCGTCCACGCTGTCAGCTCTGGCTGGAAGCGCAACACCTGCCATGCCCAGATCGCGTGTGCCCTCATCTGGCTGTGCTGCCTGGGCCTGAGTGGAGTGGACATTGCCTTCaaacaggtggtggaggtgaataCTGTGGGCACTCAGAAGTCGCTCCTGTGCCATGTGTGGTTCACTGAGAACACCACCCAGTGGCAGGTGGGGCTGCAGCTGATCAGTGTGCTTCTGGGTTTTGGGCTCCCCTTATTGATCATGCTATACTGCTACATCCGCATCTTCAGGTCTCTCTGCAACGCCACTCGTCGCCAGAAGCGCAAGTCTCTCCGCCTCATTATCTCCttagtgtctgtgtttgtcgtCTGCTGGGCGCCGTACAACTGCTTCCAGCTGGCAGATAGTCTGAACAAGCTGGGCGTGGTGCCTGGAGGTTGCCATTTTGGCCATGTAATGGACATTGGGACTCTGATCACTGAAAGCTTGGGGCTGTCGCACTGCGCCCTGAACCCGTTGCTGTATGGCTTCGTGGGAGTGAAGTTCAGGAGGGAGCTTACCAGAATGTGCAAGGGGCtgctgggacagagaggcatgCAGAGggtggaaggatggagggagaggaagctCAGGAGAAGCAACAAATCCTTCAGCTCTGCAGAAAGCGAGAACACCTCCTTCTCTGTCATGGGCTGA
- the cxcr3.1 gene encoding C-X-C chemokine receptor type 3.1, with the protein MGMFVMDGDSLNDHLWELEDNSTDDGIKDMCDPNEGGPFEAVFIPALYSVAFVVGILGNGVLLGVLAQSRRTWSVTDTFILHLGVADVLLLVTLPLWAAQSVHGWTFGTPLCKITGAVFTINFYCGIFLLACISLDRYLSIVHATQMYSRRKPWVVHVSCLAVWLFSLLLSIPDWIFLDAVEDDRLNNQTQCVRNYLKFASVAVGDLRLASRLLFHIVGFLLPSVILIFCYSCILRRLRCGSQGLQKQKAFRVIVAVVAVFFLCWTPYNITLMVDTLHSGHSGEACRVRTSLETAKIITSSVGYLHCSLNPILYAFVGVKFRRQLLDILRSLGCKLKTSAKLQSVGTSRRSSIWSDSADTSNSLAI; encoded by the exons ATGGGCATGTTTGTCATGGACGGAGACAGCCTCAATGACCACCTTTGGGAATTAGAGGACAATTCCACTGATGATGGAATCAAGGACATGTGCGACCCCAACGAGGGGGGGCCTTTTGAGGCGGTGTTCATCCCAGCTCTGTACTCTGTGGCGTTTGTTGTGGGCATCCTGGGGAATGGAGTGCTGCTGGGAGTTCTGGCTCAGAGCAGGAGGACCTGGAGTGTGACGGACACCTTCATCCTCCACCTTGGTGTGGCAGATGTcctactgctggtgactctgcCCCTCTGGGCTGCACAGTCCGTTCACGGATGGACCTTCGGCACTCCTCTTTGCAAGATCACCGGAGCTGTTTTTACG ATTAACTTCTACTGTGGGATCTTTCTGCTGGCCTGCATCAGTCTGGACCGCTACCTGTCCATCGTCCACGCTACCCAGATGTACTCCCGCAGGAAGCCCTGGGTCGTTCATGTCAGCTGCTTGGCAGTGTGGCTCTTCTCCCTGCTCCTTTCTATCCCTGACTGGATCTTTTTGGATGCTGTGGAGGACGACAGACTCAACAATCAAACGCAGTGTGTACGCAACTACCTCAAGTTTGCCTCTGTGGCAGTAGGTGACTTGCGACTGGCATCCCGCCTGCTCTTCCACATCGTGGGCTTCCTGCTGCCTTCAGTCATCCTGATCTTCTGCTACTCCTGCATCCTGCGCCGGCTGCGGTGCGGCTCCCAGGGCCTCCAAAAGCAGAAAGCGTTCAGGGTCATCGTGGCAGTAGTGGCAGTTTTCTTTCTCTGCTGGACGCCATACAACATCACACTCATGGTGGACACACTTCATTCCGGCCATAGCGGTGAGGCCTGTAGAGTCAGAACGTCCCTTGAAACAGCCAAGATAATCACCTCCTCCGTGGGCTACCTCCACTGCAGCCTCAATCCCATCCTGTATGCCTTTGTTGGTGTGAAGTTCCGCCGTCAGCTCCTGGACATCCTGAGGTCTCTGGGCTGCAAGCTGAAGACAAGTGCCAAACTGCAATCTGTTGGTACCAGCAGGAGAAGCTCCATTTGGTCGGATTCTGCTGATACCTCCAACTCCCTTGctatttaa
- the LOC130212664 gene encoding C-X-C chemokine receptor type 3-like has protein sequence MNMDVDLDGLFSHNGTYNYEDDYEYNEDIAPGAGKAVWAPVLYSMVLVVGLLGNGLLLAILAQKRRSWSIADTFILHLSVADILLLVTLPFWAAQAARPSGWCFGDFLCKISGAVFNINFYCGIFLLVVISLDRYLSIVHATQRFSLKKPRLAHISFLSVWIFSLLLSIPDCAFLVARRDPAQAKTLCDHSFSQAVIGWRLVSRVLHLTLGFLLPAAALVVCCSCVLQKQRTVTLIMPLVGLFLLCWVPYNITLIVDTFRSCSKEPDETESCLKAALTFTWALGCMHACLRPLLYFGRCKNFRKQTLAMFRCAKVESQSSLWGLGVGEEALPDQNAEGEALKQMESEGHQVQSTQC, from the exons ATGAACATGGATGTGGATCTCGATGGATTATTTAGCCATAATGGCACCTATAACTACGAGGACGACTATGAGTATAACGAGGACATCGCCCCAGGAGCCGGTAAAGCAGTGTGGGCCCCGGTTCTGTACTCGATGGTGCTGGTTGTAGGACTGCTTGGAAACGGACTACTCCTGGCCATTCTGGCTCAGAAGAGGCGATCCTGGAGCATAGCGGACACCTTCATCCTCCACCTGAGCGTCGCGGACATCCTGCTGCTGGTGACGCTGCCCTTCTGGGCCGCACAGGCGGCTCGACCGAGTGGATGGTGCTTCGGGGATTTTCTATGCAAGATCAGCGGAGCTGTATTTAAT ATCAACTTCTACTGTGGCATCTTTCTGCTGGTTGTGATCAGTCTGGATCGCTACCTGTCCATCGTGCACGCCACCCAGCGGTTCTCCCTGAAAAAGCCCAGGTTAGCTCATATCAGCTTCCTGTCGGTCTGGATCTTCTCCCTGCTTCTCAGCATCCCTGACTGTGCTTTCCTGGTGGCGAGGAGAGATCCGGCCCAAGCCAAAACCCTGTGCGATCACAGCTTCTCCCAGGCAGTAATCGGTTGGAGGCTGGTGTCACGCGTTCTCCACCTCACGCTGGGCTTCCTGCTGCCTGCAGCCGCCCTGGTCGTCTGCTGCTCCTGTGTCCTCCAGAAGCAGAGGACAGTCACCCTCATCATGCCCCTGGTTGGGCTCTTCTTACTCTGCTGGGTGCCatacaacattacactcattGTGGACACCTTCAGAAGCTGCTCGAAGGAGCCTGATGAGACAGAAAGTTGCCTAAAAGCAGCTCTGACGTTCACATGGGCTTTGGGCTGCATGCACGCCTGCCTCAGGCCTCTGCTCTATTTCGGCCGATGTAAAAACTTTAGGAAACAGACACTGGCCATGTTTAGGTGTGCTAAAGTTGAATCTCAGAGTTCGCTGTGGGGCTTGGGTGTTGGCGAGGAGGCCCTGCCTGACCAGAATGCCGAAGGGGAAGCTTTGAAACAGATGGAAAGTGAAGGTCACCAGGTGCAGTCAACTCAGTGTTGA